In Oceanococcus sp. HetDA_MAG_MS8, the following are encoded in one genomic region:
- the gspE gene encoding type II secretion system ATPase GspE encodes MPVEDAPETPLRLPNFAFSKRHGVLVLPAEEDQPLRILHRPQPALASLLEIQRLLDGHLPPMREVSAEEFDRELQRRFENDSSQTMQAMQGLDDDADLSSAAEALAEPQDLLESDDDAPIIRLINAMLSEAVKENASDIHIEPFENRLVIRFRVDGVLRQVLAPQRALIPLIISRIKVMAKLDIAEKRIPQDGRISIKIAGRPVDVRVSTIPSGHGERVVLRLLDKQAGRLDLGHLGMGEQQLATMQELIKKPHGIILVTGPTGSGKTTTLYAGLTSLNDNSRNILTVEDPIEYYLDGIGQTQVNTKVDMTFARGLRAILRQDPDVVMVGEIRDLETADIAVQASLTGHLVLSTLHTNTAVGAVARLRDMGVEPFLMASSLIGLIAQRLVRTLCPHCRTPHSPDETERKLLDLPDDFDGHIYQPAGCDKCRHNGYVGRIGIHEVIAVDEQMRTMIHEGASEQALEKYARTQGPGIRAEGRRKVLAGMTTLEEVLRVTRED; translated from the coding sequence ATGCCCGTAGAGGACGCACCAGAGACTCCGCTCCGGTTGCCGAACTTTGCCTTTTCTAAACGGCATGGTGTGTTGGTACTGCCTGCTGAAGAAGACCAGCCACTCAGAATTTTGCACCGCCCGCAGCCAGCGCTGGCCAGCTTATTGGAAATCCAACGCTTGTTGGACGGCCATTTGCCGCCCATGCGGGAGGTGAGTGCGGAGGAGTTTGATCGCGAACTACAACGGCGCTTCGAAAATGACTCCAGCCAAACCATGCAGGCGATGCAAGGCTTGGATGATGATGCCGACCTTAGCTCCGCGGCTGAAGCCTTAGCTGAGCCACAGGATCTGCTGGAGTCGGATGATGATGCCCCCATCATTCGCCTGATCAACGCCATGCTCTCTGAGGCTGTGAAAGAAAACGCCTCAGACATCCATATAGAGCCTTTTGAGAACCGGCTGGTTATTCGCTTTCGGGTCGATGGCGTACTGCGCCAGGTCCTCGCCCCGCAGCGCGCCTTGATCCCTTTGATTATTTCGCGCATTAAGGTGATGGCCAAGCTCGACATTGCTGAAAAGCGCATCCCTCAGGACGGCCGCATTTCCATCAAGATCGCCGGCCGGCCTGTCGACGTTCGTGTCTCCACGATTCCGTCCGGACACGGCGAGCGCGTTGTATTGCGATTACTGGATAAGCAAGCCGGTCGCTTGGACTTAGGCCACCTCGGCATGGGCGAGCAGCAACTTGCCACCATGCAGGAGCTCATCAAGAAGCCTCACGGAATTATTTTGGTCACCGGGCCCACGGGCTCGGGAAAAACCACGACCTTGTATGCCGGCCTCACCAGCCTGAACGACAACAGTCGCAATATCCTCACCGTCGAGGACCCCATCGAATATTACCTGGACGGCATTGGCCAAACCCAGGTCAACACCAAGGTCGATATGACCTTTGCCCGAGGCCTCCGAGCAATTCTGCGCCAAGACCCAGACGTGGTGATGGTCGGTGAGATTCGCGACCTGGAAACCGCAGATATTGCGGTACAAGCCTCGCTGACCGGCCACTTGGTGTTGTCTACCCTGCACACCAACACTGCCGTCGGCGCGGTTGCCCGCTTGCGTGATATGGGAGTGGAGCCCTTCCTCATGGCCTCCAGCCTCATCGGCCTTATTGCTCAGCGCCTGGTGCGCACGCTTTGCCCGCATTGCCGCACACCCCATAGCCCGGATGAAACCGAGCGCAAGCTACTCGATCTTCCGGATGATTTCGATGGGCATATTTATCAGCCCGCGGGCTGTGATAAGTGCCGCCATAACGGCTATGTGGGACGAATTGGCATCCACGAGGTGATTGCCGTGGACGAACAAATGCGCACTATGATTCATGAAGGAGCCTCAGAGCAGGCCCTAGAAAAATATGCGCGCACGCAAGGGCCGGGCATTCGCGCTGAAGGTCGGCGC
- the gspD gene encoding type II secretion system secretin GspD: MILSTTLRRLCWALALSIPLQVAAQNSGGTTLNLKDADIASLITTVSDLTGTNFIVDPRVKGKVTVLSSAPMSPEELYSVFLAVLQVHGFAAVPAGPVTKIVPEVGAKQDGGSYFEFDGLAEDEIVTRVVEIANVPAAQLVPILRPLVPQYGHLAAYSPSNMLIISDRAANVARLTQIIERIDRSSNSELEVIRLEYASATDVERLVQGLYQGNKAAAQAAGQDPVVVLADERTNSILVSGDPSQRVAIRALVAHLDIPLDEDGDTQVIYLSFANSETLAPILEGYVESQQQGQAGGQGGQAAAGNRGGSRMPGTRIVAEPDINALVITAPPKIMRGLKSVIAQLDIRRSQVLVEAILAEISVNKARQLGVDWAVFNDEQVAAAGILDQSVIGGLGGALGGQGGSAAALSLVRQGLNIAGGRENSNGTTFGVLLRALSSDGDTNVLSTPSVVTMDNEEAEISVGQEVPFLTGSFSNAGGQVGAVNPFQTIERRDVGLTLAITPQINAGDNIQLEIRQESSDVVAGGGGGAVDLVTNKRTLNTTVMVDDGDILVLGGLINDNVNQTEQKIPILGDIPLIGALFRSTSVNRDKQNLMIFIRPTILRDRATASFHTNRKYRYMRNVQRQANEEGTRLFWNDNGPQLNPLEEMIRPKVLETLPGANGESSQQDTSPVTQPQAKPANQALQLDTQLRSDKRVLSTEPVLDEPAGRVDAEAPAERKKMGRGHLR; this comes from the coding sequence ATGATCTTGTCGACCACCTTGCGCCGGCTGTGCTGGGCGCTGGCTTTGAGCATCCCGCTGCAAGTCGCCGCCCAAAATAGCGGCGGTACTACTTTGAACCTCAAAGACGCAGACATCGCCTCTTTGATCACAACGGTGAGTGACCTTACGGGCACCAATTTCATTGTCGACCCGAGGGTGAAAGGCAAGGTGACGGTGCTGTCCTCGGCGCCGATGTCTCCGGAGGAGCTGTACAGCGTTTTCCTGGCCGTACTCCAGGTGCATGGCTTTGCTGCGGTGCCGGCCGGCCCGGTGACGAAAATCGTGCCGGAAGTGGGCGCCAAACAAGACGGCGGCAGTTACTTCGAGTTTGACGGCCTAGCCGAAGACGAGATCGTGACCCGTGTGGTGGAGATTGCGAATGTGCCGGCAGCGCAGCTGGTACCTATCTTGCGGCCCTTGGTCCCGCAATATGGGCACTTGGCAGCCTACTCTCCCTCCAACATGCTGATCATTTCGGACCGGGCCGCCAACGTTGCGCGCCTCACCCAAATCATCGAGCGCATTGACCGCAGCAGCAACTCCGAGCTGGAAGTCATTCGTCTGGAATATGCCTCCGCTACGGATGTGGAGCGCCTGGTACAAGGCCTATATCAAGGCAATAAAGCGGCTGCTCAGGCCGCAGGTCAAGATCCTGTGGTGGTCTTGGCCGATGAGCGCACGAACTCTATTTTGGTGTCCGGCGACCCCTCCCAACGCGTCGCCATCCGTGCCTTAGTCGCCCACTTAGATATCCCGCTGGATGAAGATGGCGACACCCAAGTGATTTACCTGTCCTTCGCCAACTCAGAAACGCTGGCTCCCATTCTCGAGGGTTATGTCGAGTCCCAGCAACAAGGCCAGGCCGGCGGTCAGGGCGGACAGGCAGCTGCAGGTAACCGCGGCGGCAGTCGCATGCCCGGCACGCGCATCGTTGCTGAGCCCGATATCAACGCTCTGGTCATCACGGCGCCGCCCAAAATCATGCGTGGCCTTAAGTCCGTCATCGCCCAGTTGGACATTCGTCGCTCTCAGGTGCTGGTGGAAGCTATTCTCGCCGAAATATCCGTCAACAAAGCCCGTCAGCTAGGCGTGGACTGGGCGGTGTTCAACGATGAACAAGTGGCTGCAGCCGGCATATTGGATCAATCCGTCATCGGCGGCCTCGGAGGCGCTTTGGGCGGCCAGGGAGGCTCAGCGGCAGCTCTCAGCCTCGTACGCCAAGGCCTCAATATTGCCGGCGGGCGCGAAAACAGCAACGGGACGACTTTTGGCGTATTGCTGCGGGCCTTAAGCTCCGACGGCGACACCAACGTGCTGAGCACGCCCTCCGTCGTCACCATGGATAACGAAGAGGCCGAGATTTCCGTAGGACAGGAAGTCCCCTTCCTAACTGGCTCCTTTTCCAATGCCGGCGGTCAGGTGGGGGCGGTCAACCCCTTCCAAACCATTGAACGGCGTGATGTCGGCCTCACCCTCGCTATTACGCCGCAAATCAACGCCGGCGATAACATCCAGCTGGAGATCCGCCAGGAATCCTCTGATGTGGTCGCGGGTGGCGGCGGCGGCGCCGTTGACTTGGTCACCAACAAGCGCACCCTCAACACCACTGTGATGGTCGACGACGGAGATATTTTGGTGTTGGGTGGCCTGATTAATGACAACGTCAACCAAACCGAGCAAAAAATCCCCATTCTCGGAGATATACCGCTGATCGGAGCCCTGTTCCGATCCACCTCGGTGAACAGGGACAAGCAGAATCTGATGATCTTCATTCGCCCCACGATACTGCGTGACCGCGCTACAGCCAGCTTCCACACCAACCGCAAGTATCGCTACATGCGCAATGTGCAGCGCCAGGCCAATGAAGAAGGCACGCGCTTGTTCTGGAACGATAATGGTCCGCAGCTCAATCCTTTGGAAGAGATGATCCGCCCCAAAGTGTTGGAGACCCTCCCTGGAGCCAATGGTGAGAGCAGTCAACAAGACACCTCACCTGTGACCCAGCCTCAGGCCAAGCCCGCGAACCAAGCCCTGCAGTTGGATACTCAACTGCGTAGCGACAAGCGCGTTCTGAGCACCGAGCCAGTACTCGATGAACCGGCCGGCCGCGTCGACGCAGAAGCCCCCGCAGAACGTAAGAAGATGGGCCGAGGCCACCTCCGCTAA
- the gspC gene encoding type II secretion system protein GspC, with protein MTWLLLPEGPAWTPPTPSSTAAQPAAQAGFSLDELLAAELFGPYRPQAQPEAAELDPEDAPDTKLRLTLRGIVAAETAQDSRALIESNPNDLEPYSIGMAIPGGATLHAIYPDRVLLRRAGRLETLRLEKDEPRDPNAVVALPPTSRGSAANVLDYETAQKLSNIRSELLQDPTKASQYMRMQPARRNGQLVGYRIYPGRNRELFREVGLRPGDIITSVNGVELNNPSRSLQLLGDLSQANNIDLTVERAGNLQNYSVTLNP; from the coding sequence GTGACCTGGCTACTCCTGCCTGAAGGCCCGGCGTGGACACCACCCACCCCGAGCTCCACGGCAGCCCAGCCTGCGGCTCAGGCTGGATTCTCTTTGGACGAGCTGCTTGCCGCTGAACTCTTCGGCCCCTATCGGCCACAGGCCCAACCGGAGGCCGCCGAGCTCGACCCCGAAGACGCTCCGGATACCAAGCTAAGGTTGACCCTACGCGGCATAGTCGCGGCGGAGACCGCACAGGACTCTCGCGCACTCATTGAGTCTAATCCGAACGATTTAGAGCCCTACTCCATCGGTATGGCCATACCTGGCGGCGCAACTCTGCATGCCATCTACCCCGATCGTGTGCTACTGCGCCGCGCCGGGCGGCTAGAAACTCTGCGCCTGGAAAAAGATGAACCTCGCGATCCCAATGCGGTAGTCGCCCTGCCACCGACCTCGCGCGGCAGCGCCGCCAACGTGTTGGATTACGAAACTGCGCAGAAGCTCAGCAATATCCGCAGCGAGCTCCTACAAGACCCCACCAAGGCATCGCAGTACATGCGCATGCAACCCGCCAGACGCAATGGGCAGCTAGTGGGCTATCGCATTTACCCCGGACGCAATCGGGAACTCTTTCGCGAAGTGGGCCTGCGCCCTGGCGACATCATCACCAGTGTCAATGGTGTGGAACTGAACAACCCCAGCCGCAGTCTGCAGCTGCTGGGTGATCTGTCTCAGGCCAACAACATTGACCTGACTGTCGAGCGCGCAGGCAACTTACAAAACTACTCGGTAACGCTGAATCCATGA
- the clpS gene encoding ATP-dependent Clp protease adapter ClpS, with protein sequence MTDPRQNQPDDGAVVEKERRKVQPPPLYQVVLLNDDYTPMEFVVHVLQKFFRLPHESAVQLMMEVHTNGRATAGTYTAEIAETKVSQVNKYARDHQHPLMSTMERA encoded by the coding sequence ATGACCGACCCCCGACAAAACCAACCGGATGATGGCGCTGTTGTTGAAAAAGAACGGCGCAAGGTTCAACCCCCACCGCTGTATCAGGTGGTGCTGCTTAACGACGATTACACGCCGATGGAATTCGTCGTGCATGTACTGCAAAAGTTCTTTCGTCTGCCACATGAGTCGGCAGTGCAGTTGATGATGGAAGTGCATACCAATGGCCGGGCCACCGCTGGGACTTACACGGCGGAAATCGCCGAAACCAAAGTGAGCCAGGTCAATAAGTATGCACGCGATCACCAGCACCCTTTGATGAGCACTATGGAGCGCGCCTGA